In the Entelurus aequoreus isolate RoL-2023_Sb linkage group LG21, RoL_Eaeq_v1.1, whole genome shotgun sequence genome, TCCTGACGTGCAGCACCAGCGAGATGCGCTGGCTGAAGCGGGTGTGGCACAGCCGGCAGGCGAAAGGCTTGACGCCCGTGTGGGTGCGGGCGTGCACCACCAGGTTGGAGCGCTGGCGGAAGGTTTTGGCGCACACCGAGCAGCAGAATGGTTTCTCCCCCGTGTGGCGCCTCACGTGTCGCTTCAGGTTGCGCTTGTGCTCGAAGGTTTTGTCGCATTCGGAGCAGTCAAATTTCTTACCGGGGCGAGAACTGGTCTCCTGGTTCCTGGTCCGGGGTCCGTTAGTCCGGTCGCTGTCGTCCGTGTCCACGTGGGATCTGCGGTCCGTTTCTGATCCGCCACTGCGGCCTCCGTCCGACTCCGCGGCCGCTTGCTGGGCCGAGCGCCTGCTGAGGTTGCCGCGTGTCTCGGGAAAGTCTTTGCCGTCTTCGCCCTTCACGTGGACCCGAGTCAACGAGAACTGAGTCCAGGTCGGTCCGTTCTCCTCGTCTTTGCCGCGGGCCGGCTGGGCATCCTCCTGCTCTGCACCGGCACGCCACTCCTGCTGCTCCTCTTTAACGACGATCACTTTCAAGACGTCCGCTGGCAAAACTAAAATGGGAAGAAAACCACCGTGACCGGACTAGAAACAACTTTCTCGTGGT is a window encoding:
- the LOC133638882 gene encoding zinc finger protein 248-like, translating into MDARRMSVAIPQRKSDKEVLPADVLKVIVVKEEQQEWRAGAEQEDAQPARGKDEENGPTWTQFSLTRVHVKGEDGKDFPETRGNLSRRSAQQAAAESDGGRSGGSETDRRSHVDTDDSDRTNGPRTRNQETSSRPGKKFDCSECDKTFEHKRNLKRHVRRHTGEKPFCCSVCAKTFRQRSNLVVHARTHTGVKPFACRLCHTRFSQRISLVLHVRTHTGEKPFPCPLCGERFSRKGTVTSHMRTHTGEKPFGCGTCDRRFAFKCQVAKHKCAGK